Genomic segment of Gammaproteobacteria bacterium:
CAGGTGTTTCGGGGTCTCGTCGAGGTATTCGCAGATGTAGCGGGCTTCGGTATCGGTCATGGTCGATTCTCCGAAATGGTGCTGGCAGAACAGTTGCGCCTCTCTGAGGAACCATCTCAGGCGCTCGGCACCGCAGACCGTGGAGCAGGTTCCAAACCACTCCGCGAGTGAGGTGCCGTCACCGACAGCCGCGTCATCCGTGGCAGCCGCCCAATCGTGATCAGGTGGGTCGGCCCCGACAAACGCATGATCCTCACGAGAGGCAGCTTGCGCGTGCGCCTCGCCGCCCCCGTCGGAAGGATCGTCGCCAAGGGGCGGATCGTCGGCAACATAGGGCAGCACACGGAATTGGTTCTTCCAGCGCTCGCGATCCTTCCATGGAAGGCTGGATTCGTCGGGCATCCGGAAGCGCGGCGGCACATAGACCAGGAGGAAGCGACCGCGATACTCCCTGTCGAGGAACTTCAGATAATCCCTGCATTGTCTGTGTTGGTCGCCTGCGTAGGGCTTGTTCTCGAATGCGAGGCAGAAGTGTCCGTCGTCGGTCGGAATGTCCACCGTGATGTCGATGAACCGGCCCCCGGCCCCCCGTTCCTGCCTCACCCGGATCTTGTCGGCGGCGGTGGACCCAAGCCGACCCGCAAGCCGCTCAAGAGTCGCCGCTCTGCCGCCTCGGCCAGAAGCCGTGTGGCGGGACCGGCCTGAATCAGAAGCCTCTGGAGCCACCTCCAGCAGCGCCAGCATCGCTTCCAGAAAGGTCGTGCCCTGACCGTGCTCGCCGACCGGATCAAGCAGATCGGCGATGATCCGTGAGAGGCCGAGTTCGTCGTCACGGATGTAGCGGAAGGTGTTGAAACGGCGGGCGAGATGGCGGTCCAGTTCGCCCTCGACCATACGGGCCGCGTGCAGGTGCGGCGTCAACTCCTGAAGGAGACGAACGCACTCGCGCTGACGGCGCCGTCGAATCCCATCCACATCGTCCAGGAGACGAATGCAGTCCGCACTGCGCGCCTGCCGAACCTCGTCCAGATGGTGCAGCAGTCGGGATACTGAGTCGGGCGCTGCCGCTTCGGAGGTGTGTGTGGGTGATGTAGGTCGGGCAGGCCCTTGGCTCAAGGTGGCCTCCTTCCGGTGGTCGCGTTCGGCGAGCCGCCGTTGCCTCTGTGTGAGCGAACGCTGGTCAAGTCGGGGACGGATCGTTGGCCGATCTCACGGACGCCCGCGAATTGGTCTCAAGTCGCACGGAATCCCGTTTGGGAATGGGAATGTAATAGGTCCCCGCTCCCGACGGGGTTCGCGGATTGCAGGCTGTCGCCCGGATGGACGACGCACTTGCAGTGGTCGCCGTGCCGACGAGGGTCCGCCGTCCCCATGGGATGTCCCGGTTCCGAATCGGACGTGGCCGCTCCGGTCAATCCGACTTCCTCTACCCCGAGCCGGCGGAGCGCATGGCCTTCCCGCAAGGGATCTCTGGTTCGGGAGCAACCCCGGAGGCGGTGGCGAGTTGTGAAGACACACTCGCCGCTACGCCGCACCGAGCCTTCGGCGAGGGGGGTTGCTCCCGCCACGGCCCGTGTGGCCCGTCCGGCAACGGGCGGGCGGGCCGCATGGCCGCAGAACCTTGCGGGCGCGTCGGATGCGCGTCCCGCCGCCCTGTGAATCGCCGGAGGGCCAAAGTGTGAAATGACCCCTCGCGTCGTTTTCACACTCCAGTGCGGCCGTACCAGTCGGAGCGCCGGGACGCTGGGCGAACACGCTCCCGGTCCGCAGCTTGCCCGGCGGAAAATACGCACTCGGGACGAGGCTGCCTGCAACCTGTACGGTGCCTGCCCGGACCGGGTTTCGCCAGACGCGGAAGACCGAGCCGCCGATACGGCCGACCACCGGCGATACGGATCGAGGAAGGAGCTTCAGCAAGGTGTCTTCGGTGACCGCTTCGCGGGCTTCCAACGTGGTCGGCCCTTCGGGCCATGCCCACGGCCTCAGGCGAAGAACCCGCGCACCGTCCGCAGGACCTCCTCCATCTTCCCGGTCCGGAGAGCGCCGATCCACTTGACGACGAGCGTTGAGTGCATCGTGAACAGCTTGGTCGTCTTCACCATCGACGCCTTGGGGAGTCCACCCTCGGCGAAGTCGCCGCGCCGAAGACGAACGGCGTTCGGGTCATCCGTGATGTGCGAGGTGATGGCGGCCAGCACCAAGTCCCGTCCGGTCGCGTTGAAGGAATCCGGTGACAGAACCAAGGCGGGGCGTCTCTTGGATGAAGTGAGATCGGTGAAGGGGAAGGAGACGAGAACGATGTCGCCCTGCCTATAGGC
This window contains:
- a CDS encoding PD-(D/E)XK nuclease family protein; the encoded protein is MVEGELDRHLARRFNTFRYIRDDELGLSRIIADLLDPVGEHGQGTTFLEAMLALLEVAPEASDSGRSRHTASGRGGRAATLERLAGRLGSTAADKIRVRQERGAGGRFIDITVDIPTDDGHFCLAFENKPYAGDQHRQCRDYLKFLDREYRGRFLLVYVPPRFRMPDESSLPWKDRERWKNQFRVLPYVADDPPLGDDPSDGGGEAHAQAASREDHAFVGADPPDHDWAAATDDAAVGDGTSLAEWFGTCSTVCGAERLRWFLREAQLFCQHHFGESTMTDTEARYICEYLDETPKHLHAAFAVARAWPEVKHDVCRRFLEHLRDRVEARFSEEMPE
- a CDS encoding type II toxin-antitoxin system PemK/MazF family toxin — its product is MRSTTAYRQGDIVLVSFPFTDLTSSKRRPALVLSPDSFNATGRDLVLAAITSHITDDPNAVRLRRGDFAEGGLPKASMVKTTKLFTMHSTLVVKWIGALRTGKMEEVLRTVRGFFA